CGAAGAATGAATTTGGGTTAAGCGCGACCGCCCGGTCAGCCATTTCGATCTCGCTTTCACTGTCGCCGACCATGAACGCCGAGGTCGTGGCAGCCAGAGCCAATGTTTCCGGATCCCCACCGTCGAGGCTCAATGCCAGGCGAGAAAGCCGAATGGCTTCGTTGCGGTCGAATTGAGGATCGTCAGCATAGCCCCAAACGACGTTTTGCATGTGAAGGGCACCTGCGACAGCGGCGACATAGCCGAACCGGGGGTCAAGTTCCAAAGCGCGATGAGCCAGCCTTAGCGACTCGGCTAACCCTTCGCGGGTCGTATAGTACTGTTGCACGGACCGGAGATAAAAATCATAGGCGGTGAGGTTCTCCGGTCGCCGCCGCGCCGCCGCCGCAATCTCGGTTTGAAGCAATTTTGGCTGAATGGCTGAGACAACGGCGGCCGTGACTTCGTCCTGGAGAGCGAAAACATCAGTCAGGTCACGCTCGAACCTGTCCGCCCAGATGTGCGCGCCGGTCACCGCCTCGATCAACTGTCCCGCGATGCGGACTTTCCCCGCAGCCTTGCGCACTGATCCCTCAAGGATGTAGCGCACACCAAGCCTGCGCCCGACTTCCTTGATATCGACCGCTCGGCCCTTGAAGGTGAAGCTCGAATTGCGGGCGATGACGAACAGCGATCTGAACCGGGAGAGTGCGGTGATGATCTCCTGGACCATCCCGTCAGCAAAATATTCCTGCTCGGGATCGCCGCTCATGTTCTCGAACGGCAGCACGGCGATGGAGGGCTTGTCGGGAACCACTGGAGCGCTCCCGGGCGGATCGCCGGGATTGAGACCCGCAGCTTCCGGCGCCTCCTGCACCTGTCCGACGAAACGGAATCCCTTGCGCGGTAACGTCTTGATCAGGCGCTGTTCGTCCCCGGAATCGCCGATTGCGCTTCGGGCGACATTCAGCCGGGTCGTCAGTGCTGCGTCTGAAACGCTGCGCCCGTTCCAGACGGCATTGATGAGGTCGTCTTTGCTGACGACGCGCTCCCTGTTGCGGATCAGGTAATCGAGCAGATCAAACACCTGCGGCGCGACGGAGACGACGTCCACCCCGCGATGCAGCTCGCGCCGGTCGGTGTCGAATGCGTACTCCTCGAAGAGATAGCGCAAGACGCAAATCCCCCTGGAAGAGAGCCCCCCGACAACCGGGCTTTGGCCTCGCTGGACATCGCAAGAATAAGCTGCCGGTGAGGAAAATGTAAGCGGCAGGTCAAGCGTCCCCGCCGATCTCGCGGCACCCTCATGCCAGTGAAAAACATCGTCCCAGGAGATACCGCAATGAGTGTCACGCACGGCACAACGTGGCTGGACCGGACATCCGTATCGACCCGGCATCTCGCCAGCTTCATCTGGAAATATTGGAATGCCTTTCAGGAGCATCGCGAACGCCAAAAATTGTGTGGCTCGTTGTCCAACTTAAGCGACAGGGAGCTGATGGACATCGGCGCGACGCGCGGCGAGATTGACTACATTGCCTCTCACCGCGGCATTGACCCGCGAGG
The DNA window shown above is from Bradyrhizobium sp. ISRA464 and carries:
- a CDS encoding winged helix-turn-helix domain-containing tetratricopeptide repeat protein, translated to MRYLFEEYAFDTDRRELHRGVDVVSVAPQVFDLLDYLIRNRERVVSKDDLINAVWNGRSVSDAALTTRLNVARSAIGDSGDEQRLIKTLPRKGFRFVGQVQEAPEAAGLNPGDPPGSAPVVPDKPSIAVLPFENMSGDPEQEYFADGMVQEIITALSRFRSLFVIARNSSFTFKGRAVDIKEVGRRLGVRYILEGSVRKAAGKVRIAGQLIEAVTGAHIWADRFERDLTDVFALQDEVTAAVVSAIQPKLLQTEIAAAARRRPENLTAYDFYLRSVQQYYTTREGLAESLRLAHRALELDPRFGYVAAVAGALHMQNVVWGYADDPQFDRNEAIRLSRLALSLDGGDPETLALAATTSAFMVGDSESEIEMADRAVALNPNSFFAWSGRGHVYRIAGQPAEAVRSFERAIRMSPVDPRLKQVFVGMALAFIELGRFDEAIAAGKKALRQNAPLSAAYRCLASAFAHHGRDAEARDAAARVLESDPAFTISTWVARGGQSNSRLLIEGLRKAGLPE